A stretch of Pseudomonas sp. 7SR1 DNA encodes these proteins:
- the tatC gene encoding twin-arginine translocase subunit TatC yields MSDIPENDQPMPLVSHLTELRTRLLRCVAAVFIIFAGLFAFTQQIYTFVSTPLRQYLPEGATMIATDVSSPFLTPLKLTMMVSLFLAIPVILHQVWGFIAPGLYKHEKRIAVPLLVSSILLFYTGMAFAYFLVFPLIFKFFAAATPSGVEMMTDITSYLDFVMTLFFAFGVAFEIPVAVVLLVWIGVVDVAYLKKIRPYVIIGCFVVGMILTPPDIFSQTLLAVPMWLLFEVGVLFGGLVRKRSEHPDDEADEQSADDNNDQPPATQA; encoded by the coding sequence ATGAGCGATATCCCAGAGAACGACCAGCCAATGCCGCTGGTATCGCACCTCACCGAGTTGCGCACCCGCCTGCTGCGTTGTGTCGCGGCGGTATTCATCATCTTCGCCGGGCTGTTTGCCTTTACCCAGCAGATCTACACCTTCGTCTCCACGCCGCTGCGCCAGTACCTGCCGGAAGGCGCGACGATGATCGCCACCGACGTGTCGTCGCCTTTCCTGACGCCGCTGAAACTGACGATGATGGTCTCGCTGTTCCTGGCGATTCCCGTGATCCTGCACCAGGTCTGGGGCTTCATTGCGCCAGGCCTGTACAAGCATGAAAAACGCATCGCCGTGCCGCTGCTGGTGTCCAGCATCCTGCTGTTCTACACAGGGATGGCCTTCGCCTACTTCCTGGTGTTCCCACTGATCTTCAAGTTCTTCGCCGCCGCGACCCCGTCCGGCGTCGAGATGATGACCGACATCACCAGCTACCTGGACTTCGTCATGACGCTGTTCTTCGCCTTCGGCGTGGCGTTCGAAATTCCCGTGGCGGTGGTGCTGCTGGTCTGGATCGGCGTGGTGGACGTGGCATACCTGAAGAAGATCCGTCCGTACGTGATCATCGGCTGCTTCGTGGTCGGCATGATCCTGACGCCGCCGGACATCTTCTCCCAGACCCTCCTGGCGGTCCCGATGTGGCTGCTGTTCGAAGTCGGCGTGCTGTTCGGTGGCCTGGTGCGCAAGCGCAGCGAGCATCCGGACGACGAGGCGGACGAACAATCGGCCGACGACAATAACGATCAGCCGCCAGCGACCCAAGCGTGA
- a CDS encoding phosphoribosyl-ATP diphosphatase: MSDTLTRLAQVLEERKGAAADSSYVASLYHKGLNKILEKVGEESVETIIAAKDAAISGDCSDVIYETADLWFHSLVMLAQLGQHPQAVLDELDRRFGLSGHVEKASRPSA, encoded by the coding sequence ATGAGTGACACCCTGACCCGCCTGGCCCAGGTGCTGGAAGAGCGCAAAGGCGCCGCGGCCGACAGCTCCTATGTCGCCAGCCTGTACCACAAGGGCCTGAACAAGATTCTGGAAAAAGTCGGCGAGGAATCGGTCGAGACCATCATCGCCGCCAAGGACGCCGCCATCAGCGGCGACTGCAGCGACGTGATCTACGAGACCGCCGACCTGTGGTTCCACAGCCTGGTCATGCTGGCCCAACTGGGACAGCATCCACAGGCCGTACTGGATGAACTGGACCGTCGCTTCGGTCTGTCCGGGCACGTCGAGAAAGCCTCGCGCCCGTCCGCCTGA
- the tatB gene encoding Sec-independent protein translocase protein TatB: MFGISFTELLLVGLVALLVLGPERLPGAARTAGLWIGRLKRSFNAIKQEVEREIGADEIRRQLHNEHILSLEQEARKIFTPTQQEPTPVQPAVEPANAPQAQPQVGDTAPAVAEPARSTEPAPTVPASAAPNDPTLPPRAP, from the coding sequence ATGTTTGGGATCAGCTTCACTGAACTGCTGCTCGTCGGTCTCGTCGCCCTGCTGGTGCTGGGCCCCGAGCGCCTGCCGGGTGCTGCGCGCACCGCCGGCCTGTGGATCGGCCGTCTGAAGCGCAGCTTCAATGCGATCAAACAGGAAGTTGAGCGTGAGATCGGTGCCGACGAAATCCGTCGGCAACTTCACAACGAACACATTCTGTCCCTCGAGCAGGAAGCGCGGAAAATCTTCACGCCGACCCAGCAGGAGCCGACGCCGGTCCAGCCGGCAGTCGAGCCGGCGAACGCGCCCCAGGCCCAGCCCCAGGTGGGTGACACCGCGCCGGCAGTGGCCGAGCCCGCAAGATCGACGGAACCTGCCCCGACGGTGCCAGCGTCCGCCGCTCCCAACGACCCTACTTTGCCGCCGCGAGCCCCATGA
- a CDS encoding 16S rRNA (uracil(1498)-N(3))-methyltransferase → MNLLLLEETDFIGPDRVVLNDRRLTHMQDVHRSAVGDSLRVGRIGGSMGSAQVLRLEPREAELHVTLDQPPPAKLPLTLVLALPRPKMLRRVFQTIASMGVPRVVLVNSYRVEKSFWQTPFLEPEAIREQLILGLEQARDSVLPEVIIEKRFKPFVEDRLPALTNGTLGLVGHPGNYPPCPRALTEPVTLAIGPEGGWIPYEVDLLAKAGLQPVQLGERILRVETAVTALLARLF, encoded by the coding sequence GTGAACCTGCTGCTGCTCGAAGAGACCGACTTCATCGGGCCGGACCGGGTCGTCCTCAACGATCGCCGGCTGACGCACATGCAGGACGTCCACCGCAGCGCCGTCGGCGACAGCCTGCGGGTGGGACGCATCGGTGGGTCGATGGGCTCCGCCCAGGTACTGCGCCTGGAACCCCGCGAAGCCGAACTGCATGTGACCCTGGACCAGCCGCCGCCGGCCAAGCTGCCGCTGACCCTGGTGCTGGCGCTGCCGCGCCCAAAAATGCTCCGGCGGGTTTTCCAGACCATCGCCAGCATGGGCGTGCCGCGCGTGGTGCTGGTGAACAGCTACCGGGTGGAGAAAAGCTTCTGGCAGACCCCGTTCCTGGAGCCCGAGGCCATTCGCGAACAGCTGATCCTCGGCCTGGAACAGGCCAGGGACAGCGTGCTGCCTGAAGTCATCATCGAGAAACGCTTCAAGCCCTTCGTCGAAGACCGCCTGCCGGCCCTGACCAATGGCACCCTGGGCCTGGTCGGTCATCCCGGCAACTACCCCCCCTGCCCCCGGGCGCTGACAGAACCCGTCACCCTGGCGATCGGCCCGGAAGGCGGCTGGATCCCCTACGAAGTCGACCTGCTGGCCAAGGCCGGCCTGCAACCGGTGCAGTTGGGCGAGCGAATCCTGCGGGTCGAGACCGCGGTCACGGCGCTGCTCGCTCGGCTGTTCTGA
- the hisI gene encoding phosphoribosyl-AMP cyclohydrolase, whose amino-acid sequence MKNWQDEIKWDAEGLVPAIAQDHKTGRVLMMAWMNREALALTAAENRAIYWSRSRGKLWRKGEESGHVQHLHEMRLDCDGDVIILMVEQVGEIACHTGRQSCFYRVFENGDWKTVDPVLKDPHAIYSGHTHE is encoded by the coding sequence ATGAAAAACTGGCAGGACGAGATCAAATGGGACGCCGAAGGCCTCGTGCCGGCCATCGCCCAGGATCACAAGACCGGACGCGTGCTGATGATGGCCTGGATGAACCGCGAGGCACTGGCCCTGACCGCTGCCGAGAACCGCGCCATCTATTGGTCACGTTCCCGTGGCAAGCTGTGGCGCAAGGGTGAAGAGTCCGGGCATGTGCAGCACCTGCATGAGATGCGCCTGGACTGCGACGGCGACGTCATCATCCTGATGGTCGAGCAGGTCGGTGAGATTGCCTGCCACACCGGCCGTCAAAGCTGCTTCTATCGCGTCTTCGAGAACGGCGACTGGAAAACCGTCGACCCGGTGCTCAAGGACCCGCACGCCATTTATTCAGGACATACCCATGAGTGA
- a CDS encoding twin-arginine translocase TatA/TatE family subunit, which produces MGIFDWKHWLVILVVVVLVFGTKKLKNLGTDVGESIKGFRKAMNDDEKPADPTAAPAQPVQPTQPVHPQAAQPVNAPHTIDVQAQKVEEPTRKDS; this is translated from the coding sequence ATGGGCATTTTTGACTGGAAACACTGGCTCGTCATCCTGGTAGTCGTGGTGCTGGTATTCGGTACCAAGAAACTGAAAAACCTCGGCACCGACGTGGGCGAGTCGATCAAGGGCTTTCGCAAGGCCATGAACGACGACGAAAAACCGGCCGACCCGACGGCGGCTCCCGCCCAGCCCGTGCAGCCGACACAGCCGGTACACCCCCAGGCGGCCCAGCCGGTGAATGCGCCACACACCATCGATGTGCAGGCACAGAAAGTCGAAGAGCCGACCCGCAAAGACTCGTGA